In the Hordeum vulgare subsp. vulgare chromosome 7H, MorexV3_pseudomolecules_assembly, whole genome shotgun sequence genome, one interval contains:
- the LOC123407973 gene encoding coatomer subunit beta'-2-like has protein sequence MVGSGGQTWTPYDEDGGQRRPGRVGGTLLIAIGNEKGLVLVDIDLEDRKYGGVQSTKGLARLEIGLKGKKDRSAENTAAVMGSKEDTGQMIEEFIFAISHFSNITFDIYLIAVSLVKFIAREQWILAGFTSGLLCVYNCDSQSRIHVLHEHSTSIKSLAIHGTKPYVLSASCDGKILLWDYGKDWQLIKTFDANSCLDKCDTVQQVAFNPKDTDMFASAQGNTVKFWNLHSGECKHILSGHSDSVMCLDYFSLGQKLYLITGSQDKTAKIWDCETQRCVHSLKGHMDVVNIAFCHRDLPILITGSWDGSVRLWDSTTFR, from the exons ATGGTGGGCAGCGGCGGCCAGACCTGGACCCCTTATGACGAGGATGGCGGGCAGCGGCGGCCGGGGCGTGTCGGGGGGACTCTGCT GATCGCGATCGGAAATGAAAAAGGATTAGTACTGGTAGATATAGACCTGGAGGACAGGAAATATGGTGGTGTGCAGAGCACCAAAGGATTAGCACGGTTGGAAATAGGCCTGAAGGGCAAGAAGGATCGCAGTGCAGAGAACACCGCCGCTGTCATGGGTTCCAAGGAAGACACAGGTCAAATGATTGAAGAG tttatttttgccatctCACATTTCAGCAATATAACATTTGATATCTATCTCATTGCAGTTAGTTTGGTTAAATTTATAGCCCGTGAGCAATGGATTTTGGCTGGTTTTACTAGTGGACTACTCTGCGTGTATAATTGTGATTCACAAAGTAGAATCCACGTTCTACATGAACACTCAACATCTATCAAGTCTTTGGCTATCCATGGAACTAAGCCCTATGTGCTATCAGCATCCTGTGATGGTAAAATTTTGCTATGGGACTATGGAAAAGACTGGCAATTGATAAAAACATTTGATGCCAATAGTTGTCTTGATAAATGCGATACTGTGCAGCAAGTTGCGTTTAACCCGAAGGACACTGATATGTTTGCCAGTGCCCAGGGCAATACAGTAAAG TTTTGGAATCTGCATTCGGGTGAATGTAAGCACATATTGTCTGGCCATTCAGATTCAGTGATGTGTTTGGATTACTTCAGTCTGGGTCAGAAGCTATACTTGATCACCGGTTCACAAGACAAAACTGCTAAG ATCTGGGACTGTGAGACACAGAGGTGTGTTCATTCACTGAAAGGGCACATGGATGTTGTTAACATTGCGTTTTGCCATCGGGATCTTCCAATACTCATTACAGGTTCATGGGACGGGTCAGTTCGTTTATGGGACTCCACCACCTTCCGGTAA